From one Eulemur rufifrons isolate Redbay chromosome 23, OSU_ERuf_1, whole genome shotgun sequence genomic stretch:
- the HSDL1 gene encoding inactive hydroxysteroid dehydrogenase-like protein 1 — translation MAAVDSFYLLYREIARSCNCYMEALALVGAWYTARKSITVVCDFYSLIRLHFIPRLGSRADLIKQYGRWAVVSGATDGIGKAYAEELASRGLNIILISRNKEKLQTVAKDIADTYRVETDIIVADFSRGREIYVPIREALKDRDIGILVNNVGVSYPYPQYFTQVSEDKLWDLVNVNIAAASLMVHIVLPGMVERKKGAIVTISSGSCCKPTPQLAAFSASKAYLDHFSRALQYEYAPKGIFVQSLIPFYVATNMTAPSSFLHKCPWLVPSPKVYAHHAVSTLGISKRTTGYWSHSIQFLFAQYMPEWLWVWGANILNRSLRKEALSHKA, via the exons ATGGCTGCTGTTGACAGCTTCTACCTCTTGTATCGGGAAATTGCCAGGTCTTGCAACTGTTATATGGAAGCTCTAGCTCTGGTTGGAGCCTGGTATACGGCCAGAAAAAGCATCACCGTCGTCTGTGACTTTTACAGCCTGATCAGGCTGCATTTTATCCCTCGCCTGGGGAGCCGAGCAGACTTGATCAAGCAGTATGGAAGATGGGCCGTCGTCAGTG GTGCCACAGATGGGATTGGGAAAGCCTACGCTGAAGAGTTAGCCAGCCGGGGTCTCAATATCATCCTGATCAGTCGGAACAAAGAGAAGTTGCAGACTGTTGCTAAAGACATAGCTGACACCTACAGAGTAGAAACCGATATCATAGTTGCGGACTTCAGCAGGGGCCGGGAAATCTACGTTCCCATTCGAGAGGCCCTGAAAGACAGAGACATTGGCATCTTGGTAAATAACGTGGGCGTGTCTTATCCCTACCCACAGTATTTCACTCAGGTCTCCGAGGACAAACTCTGGGATCTCGTAAATGTGAATATTGCCGCTGCTAGTTTGATGGTCCATATAGTGTTACCGGGAatggtggagagaaagaaaggtgcCATCGTCACGATCTCCTCTGGCTCCTGCTGCAAGCCCACCCCCCAGCTGGCTGCGTTTTCTGCTTCTAAG GCTTATTTAGACCACTTCAGCAGAGCACTGCAGTATGAATACGCTCCCAAAGGAATCTTTGTGCAGAGTCTCATTCCGTTCTATGTAGCTACCAACATGACTGCACCTAGCAGCTTCCTGCATAAATGCCCCTGGTTGGTGCCTTCGCCAAAAGTGTACGCACATCATGCTGTTTCTACCCTTGGAATTTCGAAAAGGACCACAGGATACTGGTCCCATTCTATTCAG